A genome region from Flammeovirga agarivorans includes the following:
- a CDS encoding vWA domain-containing protein: MIGYRFTEYIPPEIEGADTFSELLKIFLELINITGGDVSETMNWMNNLDRQYNITNNEYGMGDFYNDLKNKGYIEENNQEGSFTITPKSEQSIRQRALEEIFGKLKKGQKGNHKTNFTGTQGEEMTSDRRPYQFGDALGQISMTDSIRNAQINHGIDNFSIYEDDLEVIEKEHRTQTSTVLMIDISHSMILYGEDRITPAKKVAMALAEMIKRKYRKDTLDIIVFGNDAWQIKIKDLPYLQVGPYHTNTVAGLELAMDLLRRRKTTNKQIFMITDGKPSCLKEAGGYYKNSFGLDRKIVNKCLTLASQCRRLRIPITTFMIASDPYLKEFIKEFTEANNGNAYYSGLQGLGDMIFEDYARNKKKRM, translated from the coding sequence ATGATCGGATACCGTTTCACAGAATATATACCCCCAGAAATTGAGGGGGCAGATACCTTTTCAGAATTATTAAAAATATTTCTTGAGTTGATCAACATCACAGGAGGTGATGTAAGTGAGACCATGAATTGGATGAATAATCTTGATCGTCAATACAATATCACCAATAACGAATATGGAATGGGTGATTTTTACAACGATTTGAAGAATAAAGGTTACATCGAAGAAAATAATCAAGAAGGTTCTTTTACTATAACACCCAAAAGTGAACAAAGCATTAGACAAAGAGCTTTGGAAGAAATTTTTGGGAAGTTAAAGAAAGGACAAAAAGGAAATCATAAAACTAATTTTACCGGAACCCAAGGTGAGGAGATGACTTCTGACCGTAGGCCTTATCAATTTGGTGATGCGTTAGGTCAAATTTCAATGACCGATTCTATACGCAACGCCCAAATCAATCATGGTATAGATAATTTTTCTATTTACGAAGATGATTTAGAAGTAATAGAGAAAGAGCATCGTACACAAACGTCAACCGTGTTGATGATCGATATCTCACACTCTATGATTTTGTATGGTGAAGACCGTATCACTCCAGCAAAAAAAGTGGCTATGGCGCTCGCCGAGATGATCAAGCGAAAATACCGAAAAGATACTTTAGATATTATTGTTTTCGGAAATGATGCTTGGCAAATTAAAATCAAAGACTTACCCTATCTACAAGTAGGCCCTTACCACACAAATACTGTAGCTGGGTTGGAATTGGCAATGGATCTTCTGAGAAGAAGAAAGACCACCAACAAGCAAATATTTATGATCACTGATGGTAAACCTTCTTGTCTTAAGGAGGCAGGCGGATATTACAAAAACAGTTTTGGGTTAGACCGTAAGATCGTGAACAAATGTCTGACATTGGCCAGTCAATGTAGAAGACTTAGAATCCCTATAACGACATTTATGATTGCTTCAGATCCATATCTCAAGGAGTTCATTAAAGAATTTACTGAGGCGAATAATGGTAATGCCTACTATAGTGGCCTACAGGGATTAGGTGATATGATCTTTGAAGATTATGCAAGAAATAAGAAAAAGCGAATGTAA
- a CDS encoding sigma 54-interacting transcriptional regulator, protein MNTYTQLSTQEKQAITTLGALKASGYTSKSVKDELRDNLILKLKNKENPFPEIWGYEDTVIPELERAVLSKHNINLLGLRGQAKTRIARLMVHLLDDVIPVIEGSELNDDPFQPLSYSGKKILEEKGDDTPISWWKREDRYSEKLATPDVTVADLIGDIDPIKAATDKLSYSDERVIHYGLVPRSHRGLFVINELPDLQPRIQVALFNILQEGDIQIRGFQIRLPLDIQFVFTANPEDYTNRGSIVTPLKDRIESQIITHYPKELEIGKKITKQEAKVQEAQLNQVSINDLSRSLIEQIAFEARESEFVDEKSGVSARLTISAMENLYSSAERRMLINGEDNTYVRVSDMIGTIPAITGKIELVYEGEQEGAGEVAQSLLSKAIRKQFLENYPSPEKVRKSEDNPYQYVINWFGDANKVDLLNDTSYEEYKSKLDNVPTLRATVENTHKGLSEEEIYYQMEFVLHGLAEFSQLSKHALASKTTFSDLLSGMMDFSSSHFDEEDDE, encoded by the coding sequence ATGAATACATACACTCAACTTTCTACACAAGAAAAACAAGCAATCACCACTCTAGGTGCACTTAAAGCAAGTGGTTATACTTCAAAGTCAGTAAAAGACGAATTAAGAGATAACCTTATATTAAAACTAAAAAATAAAGAAAATCCATTCCCTGAGATTTGGGGTTATGAGGATACTGTAATACCTGAATTGGAGAGAGCAGTATTATCAAAACACAACATCAATTTACTTGGGTTGAGAGGACAAGCAAAAACCAGGATTGCCAGATTAATGGTACATCTTTTAGATGATGTTATTCCGGTGATAGAAGGGAGTGAACTAAACGACGATCCTTTTCAGCCTTTATCTTATTCTGGAAAGAAAATATTAGAAGAAAAAGGAGATGATACCCCTATTAGTTGGTGGAAAAGAGAAGATAGATATTCAGAAAAATTGGCAACTCCGGATGTTACAGTTGCGGATTTAATAGGTGATATAGATCCAATCAAAGCGGCAACAGATAAATTAAGTTATTCTGATGAGAGAGTGATTCATTACGGACTAGTACCGAGGTCTCATAGAGGACTATTTGTGATTAATGAGCTTCCAGATTTGCAGCCTAGGATTCAAGTAGCTCTTTTCAACATTTTGCAAGAAGGTGATATACAAATTAGAGGTTTTCAAATTAGATTGCCTTTAGATATCCAATTTGTATTTACAGCTAACCCTGAAGATTATACCAATAGAGGTAGTATTGTAACTCCACTTAAGGATAGAATTGAATCACAAATTATTACTCATTATCCAAAAGAGTTGGAGATCGGTAAAAAGATTACCAAACAGGAGGCTAAAGTACAAGAAGCACAACTTAATCAAGTATCTATAAATGACTTATCAAGGAGTCTAATTGAACAGATTGCTTTTGAAGCTAGAGAAAGTGAATTTGTTGATGAAAAAAGTGGAGTTTCTGCGAGGCTAACAATCTCAGCAATGGAAAATCTATATTCTTCAGCAGAACGAAGAATGTTGATTAATGGTGAAGATAATACCTATGTGCGTGTTTCTGATATGATAGGAACAATACCAGCCATTACGGGTAAGATAGAGCTAGTCTATGAAGGTGAGCAAGAAGGAGCAGGAGAAGTAGCCCAAAGCTTATTAAGCAAAGCAATTCGAAAGCAATTTTTAGAAAATTACCCATCACCTGAAAAGGTAAGAAAATCTGAAGATAATCCGTACCAATATGTTATAAACTGGTTTGGAGATGCGAATAAAGTAGATCTTTTGAATGATACTTCTTATGAAGAATATAAAAGTAAACTTGATAACGTTCCAACTTTGCGCGCTACAGTAGAAAATACTCACAAAGGTTTATCTGAAGAAGAAATATATTACCAAATGGAATTTGTTTTACATGGATTGGCAGAATTTAGTCAACTTAGTAAACATGCCTTAGCTTCTAAAACGACATTTTCAGATTTACTTTCTGGAATGATGGACTTTTCAAGTTCTCATTTCGATGAGGAAGATGACGAGTAA